In candidate division KSB1 bacterium, the following proteins share a genomic window:
- a CDS encoding MotA/TolQ/ExbB proton channel family protein — MLELYLRGGAFMWPILALLILGLAISFERLWTLSRASVKTKEFLAQIREALKGGGVKLALELCEKTRGPVAAIFHAGLLRADRGIDQVEKAIVNAGSIEMAFLERGLVWLATVVSVAPMLGFLGTVWGMVNAFDAIAKANDISPTIVADGISQALLTTVFGLIVAIITQAAHNYFVSRIDRLVIDMEESSVDLIDTLVEVEKTK; from the coding sequence ATGCTCGAACTGTATCTTCGTGGCGGCGCATTCATGTGGCCGATTTTGGCGCTGCTCATCCTAGGTCTGGCAATCAGTTTCGAGCGGTTGTGGACCCTCTCGCGGGCCTCGGTCAAGACGAAGGAGTTCCTGGCCCAGATTCGCGAAGCGCTGAAGGGCGGCGGCGTCAAGCTCGCGCTGGAACTGTGCGAGAAGACGCGTGGTCCGGTGGCGGCGATCTTCCACGCTGGTCTGCTGCGCGCCGACCGTGGCATTGACCAGGTCGAGAAGGCCATTGTCAATGCCGGTTCTATCGAGATGGCATTCTTGGAAAGAGGCCTGGTGTGGTTGGCCACGGTGGTGAGTGTGGCACCCATGCTTGGCTTCTTGGGTACCGTGTGGGGAATGGTGAACGCTTTTGACGCCATTGCCAAGGCCAATGACATCTCCCCCACCATTGTTGCCGACGGTATTTCGCAAGCGTTGCTCACCACCGTGTTCGGGTTGATCGTGGCCATCATCACGCAGGCGGCCCACAACTATTTTGTATCACGCATCGACCGCTTGGTTATTGACATGGAGGAGAGCTCGGTCGACCTTATCGACACGCTGGTGGAGGTGGAGAAGACCAAGTAG
- a CDS encoding biopolymer transporter ExbD codes for MLVERRKERTLAIPQASLSDIVFLLLTFFLLTTTIDVDKGIGLALPPKGETKEVRKENIANLLINASGQVMLDRQPIEVKMIREAIKTRLAERPQLIVSVKTDRRTPYEVFIAVLDQVKQAKAPRISIAEPES; via the coding sequence ATGTTAGTGGAGCGCAGAAAAGAGCGCACGCTCGCAATCCCGCAGGCCTCCTTGTCGGACATTGTCTTCCTCTTGCTCACGTTCTTCTTGCTGACTACCACCATTGACGTGGACAAGGGAATCGGCCTGGCGCTTCCGCCCAAGGGTGAGACCAAGGAGGTGCGGAAGGAGAACATCGCCAACCTGCTCATCAATGCCAGCGGGCAGGTGATGTTGGACAGGCAGCCGATCGAAGTGAAGATGATTCGGGAGGCTATCAAGACCAGGTTGGCCGAGCGCCCGCAGCTCATCGTGTCCGTCAAGACCGATCGACGCACCCCTTACGAGGTGTTCATCGCGGTTCTGGATCAGGTGAAGCAGGCCAAGGCGCCACGGATCTCCATCGCCGAGCCCGAGTCGTAA
- a CDS encoding biopolymer transporter ExbD — protein sequence MKFRKKEKASAAIPTASLPDIIFMLLLFFLVATVFKQYRGLPVVLPKAKQIEKLPGKRDVAYVWVDRLQRISVDDKLVDVRDISGIMYKKRTDPLHPLKVVSLRVDKDAQMGVVIDIQEELRKADALNVNYSAKPAGE from the coding sequence TTGAAGTTCCGGAAGAAAGAGAAGGCTTCCGCCGCAATCCCGACGGCCTCGCTGCCGGATATCATCTTCATGCTGCTGCTGTTCTTTCTGGTGGCGACCGTCTTTAAGCAATATCGCGGTCTGCCGGTGGTGCTGCCGAAGGCAAAGCAGATTGAAAAGCTACCCGGCAAGCGCGATGTAGCTTACGTGTGGGTGGACCGCTTGCAGCGCATCTCCGTCGATGACAAGCTGGTGGACGTGCGCGATATCTCCGGCATCATGTACAAGAAGCGCACCGACCCCTTGCACCCGCTGAAGGTGGTGTCGCTGCGCGTGGACAAGGATGCGCAGATGGGGGTGGTCATCGACATTCAGGAGGAGCTGCGCAAGGCCGACGCCCTCAATGTTAACTATTCGGCAAAACCTGCCGGAGAGTGA
- a CDS encoding energy transducer TonB translates to MLRKDPKADLRLQYRKVFQLSMVLALVLLIGMFQASKRYEIRSEKVESIDFKMQVDEIPPTEQMDRPPAPSRPAVPIESQSEDIPEDETISTTELDLSELPPPPPPPEQVDESAQIFVAWDEPPEPIGGFQAIQRALKYPEIARKAGVEGKVYVIAVISDKGEVIKAWAQNSLGNNGCDEAAIEAVKAVKWKPAKQRDKPVTVQIGIPVHFKLK, encoded by the coding sequence ATGTTGAGGAAAGACCCAAAGGCGGACCTCAGGCTGCAGTACCGGAAGGTCTTCCAGCTTTCCATGGTGCTGGCCCTGGTCTTGCTCATCGGGATGTTCCAAGCCTCCAAGCGCTACGAGATCAGGAGCGAAAAGGTGGAGAGCATCGACTTTAAGATGCAGGTCGATGAGATCCCGCCCACGGAGCAGATGGACCGCCCACCTGCTCCGAGCCGCCCTGCCGTCCCCATCGAGAGCCAGAGCGAGGACATCCCGGAGGACGAGACCATTTCCACCACGGAACTGGACCTTTCGGAGCTGCCCCCGCCCCCTCCGCCCCCAGAGCAAGTAGACGAGTCGGCGCAGATCTTCGTGGCCTGGGACGAGCCGCCCGAGCCGATTGGTGGTTTTCAGGCCATCCAGCGGGCGCTGAAGTACCCGGAGATCGCCCGCAAGGCTGGAGTGGAAGGGAAGGTCTACGTCATCGCCGTCATCAGCGACAAAGGCGAGGTCATCAAGGCCTGGGCGCAGAATTCGCTGGGCAACAACGGGTGCGATGAGGCAGCCATAGAAGCGGTCAAGGCTGTCAAATGGAAACCGGCCAAGCAGCGCGACAAACCGGTGACCGTGCAGATCGGCATCCCTGTGCACTTCAAGCTGAAATAG
- a CDS encoding thioredoxin domain-containing protein, protein MATTRCWQIVVLTLVLTAGAEAQWGGQRVVTVLPAVRPDTLSAGQEARAEIALVIAPGYHINSHKPFDPDLIPTDISLQVPAGVEAASLRFPEGVRKKLAFSADELSVYEDTVVVTAKLRVERVPTPSVLQIRGTVSFQPCTDQACFPPDQVPFALSFAVTAGQSAAEHPATSENRSGQAGKPKAMELTADELRAQRLLERGLLYAVAAFFVLGLALNLTPCVYPVLPLTVSYFASRGEQRRGAAFAAALVYVVGIAIVFSALGLISGLAGRQWGFLFQSPWFVAAIALIVLAMAASMFGAFEITVPSWLLTRVGGAREGMVGGFVMGLTVGLVIAPCAAGIIIGLVGLVAKLGIVGKGALFFFVMGLGLGLPYLVLATFSQLLSRLPKAGMWMVWIRKLFGVLLIGVALYFVLPQAERAADMLAFFLGLLTMFGGLLLGFLDHGQDYTRAFKLARAVFGVVLLVGGAMLFRGALHEKAAGIEWVQYQGQEIEQLAMDKPALVEFYADWCAPCKQMERTTFRDPQVVARSRQFLMVRVDCTAPDAIVQKLMQRFRVTGMPTLVFLEPGGTERTDLREVGALNAAELLARLESLQAQGSPSPQAGPQ, encoded by the coding sequence ATGGCAACAACGAGGTGCTGGCAGATTGTGGTGCTCACTTTGGTGTTGACTGCCGGGGCTGAGGCACAATGGGGAGGACAGCGCGTGGTGACGGTGCTGCCCGCCGTGAGACCCGACACCCTTAGCGCCGGGCAGGAGGCGCGCGCGGAGATCGCCTTGGTGATCGCCCCGGGCTACCATATCAACTCCCACAAGCCTTTTGACCCCGACTTGATTCCGACGGACATCTCGCTCCAGGTCCCGGCCGGGGTAGAGGCCGCTTCGCTGCGATTTCCTGAGGGCGTCCGCAAAAAGTTGGCATTCAGTGCAGATGAGCTTTCGGTGTATGAGGACACGGTGGTAGTGACCGCAAAGTTAAGGGTGGAGCGAGTGCCCACGCCCTCCGTCCTGCAGATACGCGGCACGGTGAGTTTTCAGCCCTGTACAGACCAGGCCTGTTTCCCGCCCGATCAGGTGCCCTTTGCTCTCTCCTTCGCGGTTACGGCCGGCCAATCGGCAGCAGAGCATCCAGCTACGAGCGAGAACAGATCAGGCCAGGCCGGCAAGCCCAAAGCGATGGAGCTCACTGCCGATGAACTGCGCGCACAACGCCTACTGGAGCGGGGGCTGCTTTACGCGGTGGCGGCGTTTTTTGTGCTTGGGCTGGCTTTGAACTTGACCCCCTGCGTCTACCCCGTCTTGCCACTCACCGTCAGCTACTTTGCCAGCAGGGGGGAGCAGCGCCGGGGAGCGGCCTTTGCCGCGGCACTTGTCTATGTGGTGGGCATTGCCATCGTCTTCTCCGCACTGGGACTGATCTCGGGACTGGCAGGCAGGCAGTGGGGGTTTCTTTTCCAGAGCCCATGGTTTGTGGCGGCCATTGCTCTGATCGTCCTTGCCATGGCGGCGAGCATGTTTGGCGCCTTCGAGATCACCGTCCCCAGCTGGCTGCTGACGCGCGTGGGCGGTGCCCGCGAGGGCATGGTTGGCGGCTTCGTCATGGGCCTTACGGTGGGCCTGGTCATTGCCCCCTGCGCAGCCGGCATAATCATTGGCCTGGTGGGGCTGGTGGCCAAGCTTGGCATCGTCGGCAAAGGCGCGCTCTTCTTCTTCGTAATGGGGCTCGGCTTGGGGCTACCCTACCTGGTGCTGGCGACGTTCTCGCAGCTCCTCTCGCGCCTGCCAAAGGCTGGCATGTGGATGGTCTGGATCAGGAAGCTGTTCGGCGTGCTGCTCATAGGGGTGGCTTTGTACTTCGTGTTGCCGCAGGCAGAGCGCGCCGCAGACATGCTCGCCTTCTTCCTCGGACTGCTGACCATGTTCGGCGGGCTGCTCTTAGGTTTTCTGGATCATGGCCAGGATTACACGCGCGCCTTCAAGCTGGCGCGGGCGGTCTTCGGAGTGGTGCTGCTCGTAGGGGGGGCAATGCTCTTTCGGGGTGCCTTGCATGAGAAGGCCGCAGGCATCGAATGGGTACAGTATCAGGGCCAGGAGATTGAACAGTTGGCGATGGACAAACCCGCGCTGGTGGAGTTCTACGCCGACTGGTGTGCGCCCTGCAAGCAGATGGAGCGCACGACCTTCCGCGACCCGCAAGTGGTGGCGCGCAGCCGACAGTTCCTCATGGTGCGCGTGGACTGCACCGCCCCGGATGCCATAGTGCAGAAGCTGATGCAGCGATTCAGAGTGACGGGCATGCCGACGCTCGTCTTCTTAGAGCCCGGCGGCACGGAACGAACTGACCTGCGCGAGGTCGGGGCGCTCAACGCCGCGGAATTACTGGCCAGGCTGGAGTCACTTCAGGCGCAAGGCTCCCCTTCGCCCCAGGCCGGACCGCAATAG